A single window of Anaerocolumna chitinilytica DNA harbors:
- a CDS encoding SDR family oxidoreductase: MESIHKQRVAIVTGGSRGIGRAIAERLAADGQAIVIAYSSNSDEANKTVQEITEKKGCAIAFQADVADEAAVSRLFDKAEEVFGGIDVVVNSAGIMILDTVANFDLDKLDRMHRTNIRGTFVVNQQAARRVRSGGAIINLSTSVKKIALPTYAAYAASKGAVDAISLILAKELRGRDITVNAVAPGPTATELFLQGKDTETIEHMSKMNPIERLGRPEDISEVVSFLAGPARWINGQTIYANGGMV, translated from the coding sequence ATGGAAAGTATTCACAAACAGAGAGTTGCTATTGTTACAGGTGGATCACGTGGCATTGGACGGGCAATTGCAGAAAGACTGGCGGCAGATGGACAGGCTATAGTGATTGCTTATTCAAGCAACAGTGATGAAGCAAATAAAACGGTGCAGGAAATTACTGAAAAAAAAGGTTGTGCCATTGCGTTTCAGGCTGATGTTGCCGATGAGGCTGCGGTGAGCCGTCTGTTCGATAAGGCGGAGGAAGTATTCGGAGGTATTGATGTTGTAGTTAATTCTGCAGGCATCATGATTCTGGATACGGTGGCCAATTTCGATCTGGATAAGTTGGATCGTATGCATCGCACGAATATTCGAGGAACTTTTGTGGTCAACCAGCAGGCAGCCAGACGAGTTCGTTCCGGTGGTGCTATTATCAATCTTTCGACATCGGTAAAAAAGATTGCATTGCCTACCTATGCGGCGTATGCTGCCAGTAAGGGAGCTGTTGATGCTATCAGCCTCATCCTGGCAAAGGAACTTCGGGGACGCGATATTACTGTAAATGCCGTGGCTCCCGGGCCTACGGCGACAGAATTGTTTTTACAGGGAAAGGATACTGAAACTATTGAACATATGTCTAAGATGAATCCAATTGAGCGATTAGGTAGACCGGAGGATATTTCAGAAGTTGTTTCATTTCTTGCGGGACCGGCAAGATGGATTAACGGCCAGACGATTTATGCAAATGGTGGTATGGTTTAA
- a CDS encoding AraC family transcriptional regulator: protein MNNEILENKMKECQKDLILLLNRLVKTDGIHSTAIPALDIIRASGESEPLPVIYEPSLLVIVQGAKMVTLANESYRYDPTSYLVTSVHLPVYSRIIQADAQEPYLCIKLSFHINQIIDIVAESNKYLKEGKDSKRSLVIKRTNYDLLDAMLRLVRLLETDEDIKVISPLIIREILYRILKEDQGAVTQFAMIGNNASRISKVIGWINEEFAKPMKIENMAAKVNMSTSALYNQFKKVTSMSPLQYQKLIRLQAARRLLLAEESEAATVCFQVGYESPSQFSREYTRLFGLPPISDMKRLRSSTGINSYNIDQI from the coding sequence ATGAATAATGAAATTTTAGAGAATAAAATGAAAGAGTGTCAGAAGGATTTAATACTATTATTGAATCGCCTTGTAAAGACAGATGGTATACATTCCACAGCAATACCGGCATTGGATATCATACGTGCATCAGGTGAATCGGAACCGCTGCCTGTTATTTATGAGCCTTCCTTATTGGTTATTGTACAAGGTGCTAAAATGGTAACATTAGCGAATGAGAGTTATAGGTATGATCCGACGTCTTATCTGGTAACCTCTGTTCATCTGCCGGTTTACAGCCGAATCATACAGGCGGATGCTCAGGAACCTTATTTGTGTATCAAATTAAGCTTTCATATAAATCAAATAATTGATATTGTTGCAGAATCAAATAAATACTTAAAGGAAGGAAAAGATTCTAAACGAAGTTTGGTGATTAAAAGGACAAATTACGATTTACTTGATGCTATGTTAAGGCTTGTGCGTCTTTTAGAAACCGATGAGGATATTAAAGTGATTTCGCCTCTTATTATACGGGAAATACTATACCGGATTTTAAAAGAGGATCAAGGAGCGGTCACACAGTTTGCAATGATTGGGAACAATGCAAGTCGTATTTCAAAGGTGATTGGATGGATTAATGAAGAATTTGCAAAGCCGATGAAAATAGAAAACATGGCAGCTAAAGTAAATATGAGTACCTCTGCATTGTATAATCAATTTAAAAAGGTTACATCAATGAGTCCTCTCCAATATCAAAAACTAATCAGATTACAGGCGGCAAGACGCTTGCTGCTGGCAGAAGAATCAGAAGCGGCTACTGTCTGCTTTCAGGTTGGTTATGAAAGCCCATCGCAATTCAGCCGGGAATATACCCGTTTATTTGGACTTCCACCGATCAGTGATATGAAACGCCTGCGTTCTTCTACGGGTATAAATTCTTATAATATAGACCAAATCTGA